From Astyanax mexicanus isolate ESR-SI-001 chromosome 16, AstMex3_surface, whole genome shotgun sequence, one genomic window encodes:
- the LOC111192529 gene encoding mucin-2 isoform X13, with amino-acid sequence MFHFLVLLGCFTIILGPTITESSTIGETTTEAPSGNITTTETTSDTTITSPELTAETTSDTTITSPELTAETTTEITTTSTTPTEETTTEITTTSTTPTEETTAEITTTSTTTTEETTTEITTTSTTPNKEATTETTTTSPTTADETTTETTTETTTTSPETIEETTTTSPTTTEETTTETTTTSPTTTSPTTTEETTTETTTTSPTTTSTTTTSTTPTEETTETTTISPTPTEETTTETTTTSTTPTEETTTEITTTPTTPTEETTTEITTTPTTPTEVTTPETTPTEETTTEITSTPTTPTEETTTETTTTSTTPTEETTETTTTSPTPTEETTTETTTTSTTPTEETTTEITTTPTTPTEETTTEITTTPTTPTEVTTTETTTTSTTPTEETTTETTTTSTTPTEETTTEITTTSPTTTEETTTETTTTPTTPTEETTTDITTTSTTPTEETTAEITTTSTTTTEETTTEITTTSTTPNKEATTETTTTSPTTADETTTETTTETTTTSPETIEETTTTSPTTTEETTTETTTTSPTTTEETTTETTTTSPTTTSTTTTSTTPTEETTETTTTSPTPTEETTTETTTTSTTPTEETTTEITTTPTTPTEETTTEITTTPTTPTEVTTTETTTTSTTPTEETTTEITTTPTTPTEETTTEITTTSTTPTEETTTEITTTSTTPTEETTPETTPTEETTTEITSTPTTPTEETTTETTTTSSTPTEETTTEITTTSTTPTEETTTETTTTSTTSTEETTTETTTTSTTSTEETTTETTTTSTSPNEETTTEITTTSPTPTEETTTEITTTSTTPNKEATTETTTTSPTTADETTTETTTETTTTSPETIEETTTTSPTTTEETTTETTTTSPTTTSPTTTEETTTETTTTSPTTTSTTTTSTTPTEETTETTTTSPTTTEETTTETTTTPTTPTEETTTETTTTSPTTTEETTTETTTTSPTTAQETKTETTTTSPTTTEETTTETTTTSPTTTAEETTTETTTTSPTTTAEETTLTTTTSPTTTTTSPTTSTTSPTTTTSTSPTTTTTASPTTTTTTPSTTTTTTSPTTTTTTSPTTTTTSTTTTTTSPTTTTSPTTTTTTSPTTTTTSTTATTTTSPTTTTTTSPTTTTTSTTATTTTSPTTTTTSPTTTTTSTTATTTTSPTTTTTTSPTTTTTTTSPTTTTTTSPTTTTTTSPTTTTTTSPTTTTTSTTATTTTSPTTTTTTSPTTTTTTTTSPTTTTTTSPTTTTTTSPTTTTTTSPTTTTTTSPTTTTTTSPTTTTTTTPTTTTTTSPTTTTTTSPTTTTTSTTAITTTFTTTTTKLQSSATVQAQTNAVQLTSSSPPTNFTFAAAVIKMRSFNDLSNETIITFIDQFAQQIQAQVNGTIKITVKKIKKVTP; translated from the exons CTACAACACCCACTGAAGAGACAACAGCTGAGATAACAACCACATCTACAACAACCACTGAAGAGACAACAACTGAGATAACAACCACATCTACAACACCCAATAAAGAGGCAACAACTGAGACAACAACCACATCTCCAACAACAGCTGATGAGACAACAACTGAGACAACAACTGAGACAACAACCACATCTCCAGAAACCATTGAAGAGACAACAACCACATCTCCAACAACCACTGAAGAGACAACAACTGAGACAACAACCACATCTCCAACAACCACATCTCCAACAACCACTGAAGAGACAACAACTGAGACAACAACCACATCTCCAACAACCACATCTACAACAACCACATCTACAACACCCACTGAAGAGACAACTGAGACAACAACCATATCTCCAACACCCACAGAAGAGACAACAACTGAGACAACAACCACATCTACAACACCCACTGAAGAGACAACAACTGAGATAACAACCACACCTACAACACCCACTGAAGAGACAACAACTGAGATAACAACCACACCTACAACACCCACTGAAGTGACAACACCTGAGACAACACCCACTGAAGAGACAACAACTGAGATAACATCCACACCTACAACACCCACTGAAGAGACAACAACTGAGACAACAACCACATCTACAACACCCACTGAAGAGACAACTGAGACAACAACCACATCTCCAACACCCACTGAAGAGACAACAACTGAGACAACAACCACATCTACAACACCCACTGAAGAGACAACAACTGAGATAACAACCACACCTACAACACCCACTGAAGAGACAACAACTGAGATAACAACCACACCTACAACACCCACTGAAGTGACAACAACTGAGACAACAACCACATCTACAACACCCACTGAAGAGACAACAACTGAGACAACAACCACATCTACAACACCCACTGAAGAGACAACAACTGAGATAACAACCACATCTCCAACAACCACTGAAGAGACAACAACTGAGACAACAACCACACCTACAACACCCACTGAAGAGACAACAACTGATATAACAACCACATCTACAACACCCACTGAAGAGACAACAGCTGAGATAACAACCACATCTACAACAACCACTGAAGAGACAACAACTGAGATAACAACCACATCTACAACACCCAATAAAGAGGCAACAACTGAGACAACAACCACATCTCCAACAACAGCTGATGAGACAACAACTGAGACAACAACTGAGACAACAACCACATCTCCAGAAACCATTGAAGAGACAACAACCACATCTCCAACAACCACTGAAGAGACAACAACTGAGACAACAACCACATCTCCAACAACCACTGAAGAGACAACAACTGAGACAACAACCACATCTCCAACAACCACATCTACAACAACCACATCTACAACACCCACTGAAGAGACAACTGAGACAACAACCACATCTCCAACACCCACAGAAGAGACAACAACTGAGACAACAACCACATCTACAACACCCACTGAAGAGACAACAACTGAGATAACAACCACACCTACAACACCCACTGAAGAGACAACAACTGAGATAACAACCACACCTACAACACCCACTGAAGTGACAACAACTGAGACAACAACCACATCTACAACACCCACTGAAGAGACAACCACTGAGATAACAACCACACCTACAACACCCACTGAAGAGACAACAACTGAGATAACAACCACATCTACAACACCCACTGAAGAGACAACCACTGAGATAACAACCACATCTACAACACCCACTGAAGAGACAACACCTGAGACAACACCCACTGAAGAGACAACAACTGAGATAACATCCACACCTACAACACCCACTGAAGAGACAACAACTGAGACAACAACCACATCTTCAACACCCACCGAAGAGACAACAACTGAGATAACAACCACATCTACAACACCCACTGAAGAGACAACAACTGAGACAACAACCACATCTACAACATCCACTGAAGAGACAACAACTGAGACAACAACCACATCTACAACATCCACTGAAGAGACAACAACTGAGACAACAACCACATCTACATCACCCAATGAAGAGACAACAACTGAGATAACAACCACATCTCCAACACCCACTGAAGAGACAACAACTGAGATAACAACCACATCTACAACACCCAATAAAGAGGCAACAACTGAGACAACAACCACATCTCCAACAACAGCTGATGAGACAACAACTGAGACAACAACTGAGACAACAACCACGTCTCCAGAAACCATTGAAGAGACAACAACCACATCTCCAACAACCACTGAAGAGACAACAACTGAGACAACAACCACATCTCCAACAACCACATCTCCAACAACCACTGAAGAGACAACAACTGAGACAACAACCACATCTCCAACAACCACATCTACAACAACCACATCTACAACACCCACTGAAGAGACAACTGAGACAACAACCACATCTCCAACAACCACTGAAGAGACAACAACTGAGACAACAACCACACCTACAACACCCACTGAAGAGACAACAACTGAGACAACAACCACATCTCCAACAACCACTGAAGAGACAACAACTGAGACAACAACCACATCTCCAACAACAGCTCAAGAAACAAAAACTGAGACAACAACCACTTCTCCAACAACCACTGAAGAGACAACAACTGAGACAACAACCACATCTCCAACAACAACAGCTGAAGAGACAACAACTGAGACAACAACCACATCTCCAACAACAACAGCTGAAGAGACAACCTTAACCACCACCACTTccccaacaaccaccaccacTTCCCCAACAACCTCCACCACTTCCCCAACAACCACCACATCTACATctccaacaaccaccaccactgcatctccaacaaccaccaccactacaccttcaacaaccaccaccactacatctccaacaaccaccaccactacatctccaacaaccaccaccacttcaacaaccaccaccactacatctccaacaaccaccacatctccaacaaccaccaccactaCATCTCCAACAACCACCACAACTTCAACAACAGCCACCACAACTACTTccccaacaaccaccaccactacatctccaacaaccaccaccactTCAACAACAGCCACCACAACTACATCTCCAACAACCACCACTACATCTCCAACAACCACCACAACTTCAACAACAGCCACCACAACTACTTCCCCAACAACCACCACAACTACATctccaacaaccaccaccaccaccacttccccaacaaccaccaccactacatctccaacaaccaccaccactacatctccaacaaccaccaccactacatctccaacaaccaccaccactTCAACAACAGCCACCACAACTACTTCCCCAACAACCACCACAACTACATctccaacaaccaccaccaccaccaccacttccccaacaaccaccaccactacatccccaacaaccaccaccactacatctccaacaaccaccaccaccacatctccaacaaccaccaccaccacatctccaacaaccaccaccactacatctccaacaaccaccaccactacaactccaacaaccaccaccactacatctccaacaaccaccaccactacatctccaacaaccaccaccactTCAACAACAGCCATCACAACCACTTTTACAACAACCACCACTAAGCTGCAGTCATCTGCAACTGTTCAAGCACAAACCAATGCAGTTCAGCTGACGTCCTCTTCACCTCCTACaa ACTTCACATTTGCTGCAGCAGTAATTAAGATGAGATCTTTCAATGACCTGAGCAATGAGACAATCATAACCTTCATAGACCAG TTTGCCCAGCAGATACAGGCTCAAGTTAATGGAACTATTAAGATTACTGTGAAGAAGATCAAAAAAGTCACACCTTGA